DNA from Arthrobacter sp. SLBN-112:
GGCCGAAACCGAGGATCCGGAGCGCAGCGTGGGAAAGGCCATCCGCACCGTGGTGTGGCGCATCCTGGTGTTCTACATAGGCTCCGTCTTCGTCATCGCCGCCGTCCTCCCCGCCACGTCCGGGAGCCTTGCCTCACCCTTCGCCGGCGTCCTGGACGCTGCCAGGATCCCCGGCGCCTCCACCGCCATTACCCTGGTTGCCGTCGTCGCCCTCCTCTCGGCACTGAACGCCAACCTCTATGGCGCCTCCCGCATGGCCTACTCCCTGGCGCAGCGGGGTGAAGCGCCGCGTGTCCTGACCCGCCTCAACCGTGCGGCCGTTCCTCTGCCCGCGGTGGCGGTTTCTGTGGCCTTCGGCTTCATTGCCACGGTCCTGGAACTGTTGTTTCCGGAACGGATTTTGCCTGCCCTGTTCCAGCTGGTGGGCTCAACGTGCCTGGTGGTCTGGGGCAGCGCGCTGGTCTCCCAATTGATCCTGCGCCGGCGGGCTGACCGGGACGGAATCCCGCTTCCCCTGCGGATGAAGGGCTTCCCCTCCCTCACCATCCTGGGCCTGGTCCTCCTGGGCCTGATATTCGCCGTCGGCTTCAGCGCGGAGAGCAGCCGTGTGCAGCTGTTCAGCACCTTCGCACTCATTGCCGGCATCGCCCTGGCGTGTGCCGCCGGGGCCCGCCTCACCAGCAGGAACCGGGCCGCCAGCAGGTAGAGTGGTGCGTACCTTTCCAAGG
Protein-coding regions in this window:
- a CDS encoding amino acid permease, giving the protein MTMKSDRTASATLPPKTKAVHSMKPRQLTMMGLGSAIGAGLFLGSGAGVQAAGPAVLISYLVAGTLIILVMWALGEMAAANPTSGAFSVYAERALGRTAGATIGWLWWLQLVVVIAAEALGAAGLLFSIWPVVPVWALALLFMVVFTGINLAGVRNFGEFEFWFAILKVAVIVLFLAVGAALLLGLLPGVASPGAGNLTGNFAPQGLGGVASALFVVIFAFGGTEIVSVAAAETEDPERSVGKAIRTVVWRILVFYIGSVFVIAAVLPATSGSLASPFAGVLDAARIPGASTAITLVAVVALLSALNANLYGASRMAYSLAQRGEAPRVLTRLNRAAVPLPAVAVSVAFGFIATVLELLFPERILPALFQLVGSTCLVVWGSALVSQLILRRRADRDGIPLPLRMKGFPSLTILGLVLLGLIFAVGFSAESSRVQLFSTFALIAGIALACAAGARLTSRNRAASR